AAGGCCAACGCCGAGGGCGACGCCAACGACACCGAACGCATGCGCCAAGGCCGCCCCGGGCAGAACGTGGAAGGCGGCCGTCAGCGCATGCGCGACCAGGATGAAGCGAGTGCGGCGCCTCATGCCGCAGCGTCGTCAGACGCCGACGAGTTCCTTGAGCTTCGCCTTGGTGGTGACGCCCACGTGCTGGCCCGAGCGCTCACCGTTCTTGAACACCATGACGGTCGGAACGCCGCGGATGCCGTACTTCCCAGCGGTCACCGGCGACTCGTCGATGTCCACCTTGCCGACCTTGACCGCGCCATGCAGCTCTTCCGCGAGCTGATCCACGATCGGTGCCAGCGCTTTGCACGGACCGCACCAGGTGGCCGTGAAGTCGACCAAAACCGGCTGAGAGCTGTTGATGACCTCGGAGTCGAAGTTGAGGTCGTTGAACACGTGCACTTTGTCGGATGCCATTTCACCTTCTCGCGAGTGAGGGGATGGGGAACATAATCCGCGGCGCGCACTTCGCAAAGGCCGCTGCCGCACCGCTGCGGCCCTCGAGGGCAAAAGCCGCGCGAATTCGCGGCTCTGGCGGGTTCGACGGCTCCGCGACGCCCGGCGAAGCATGCTAAAGGAGGCAGCAGGAGCCCCCATGCTGATCGTGATGGCGTCGGATGCGACGCCCGACCAAATCCACGCCGTATCGGATCGAGTTCGCGAACTGGGTCTGACCCCAAACGAGATCCCGGGCGCGGTTCGCATCGCCATCGGCATCACCGGCAATACCTCGGCCCTGGATCCCGGGCTGTTCAACCGCATGGCGGGCGTACAGGAGGCCGTGGCGGTCAGTCGCCCCTACAAGCTCGTGAGCCGGGAAGTCAAACCCGATGACACCGTGATCGAGGTTCGTGGCGTGCGTATCGGCGGCGGCAGCCTGACCGTGATGGCGGGCCCCTGCTCCGTCGAGACCCGCGAGCAGACCTTGACCACCGCCGAGCACGTGCACCAGCACGGCGCAACGGTGTTGCGTGGCGGCGCATTCAAGCCAAGAACGAGCCCCTACGACTTCCAAGGGCTGCGCGAAGAGGGGCTCCGCTTGCTGGCGGAAGCGCGAGAACTCACGGGCATGCCAGTCATCACCGAGGTCAAGGACACGGAGACCTTGCCAAAGGTCTGTGAGTTCGCCGACATCTTGCAGATCGGCGCCCGCAACATGCAGAACTTCTCGCTATTGGAGGCCGTGGGTGGTTCGGGAAAGCCCGTGATGCTCAAGCGCGGCATGTCCAGCACCGTCAAAGAGTGGCTGATGGCCGCGGAGTACATCGTCTCCCAGGGCAACTATCAGGTCATCCTCTGTGAACGCGGGATTCGTACTTTCGAGACCTTCACTCGCAACACGTTGGATCTGGGCGTGGTTCCTTTGGTCAAGGCCGTGACGCACTTGCCCGTCGTGGTGGACCCATCCCACGGCACGGGCGTCGCCCGCGCGGTCGGCCCGATGGCGCGAGCCGCCGTCGCTGCGGGGGTGGATGGGCTGATGCTCGAGGTGCATCCGCAACCCGCCAAGGCGTTGTCGGACGGCCCGCAGGCGCTGACTTTCGCCAATTTTGCCGCGCTCATGGCAGAAATCCGCCGCGTGGCTGCAGCGGTGGATCAGCCCCTGGGCAGCGGCGATGCGTAGGGACGACGACAGTGTCTTTGCGCCTCGACCCTGGGGAGCCGAGCCCTGGCCTCCGGGCTGGACGGCGCAAGGCGTGATCGATGCCCTGGAGCCTTTGGTGCTGGGCCAGCGCGCGCAACGCATTCGGGAGGTGATCGATCAGCGCATCGACTCGGTGACGCTGCTGATGGACGCACCTTACGATCCCCACAATGGCGCCGCGATCATGCGCAGTGCGGACGCCTTTGGCTTGCATCGCGTGCACGTGATCCCACACGATGACGGCTTTTTGATCTCCAGCAACGTGGCGAAGGGCACCGAACGCTGGCTCGATCTGGTCCACCACGAGTCGGCCGGGGCTGCCGTGGAGCACTTGAGGTCCGCCGGCTACACCCTCGTCACCACTCACCCGCGGGGAGACATGATCCCCGAGGACCTGCAGCGCCTCCCACGGGTCGCGCTGGTGCTCGGCAACGAGCACGACGGCATTCGCGCGGCCTTGAGCCAAGCGGCGAGAAGCAGCGTGCGCATCGAAATGCGCGGCTTCGTGGAGAG
The nucleotide sequence above comes from Polyangiaceae bacterium. Encoded proteins:
- the aroF gene encoding 3-deoxy-7-phosphoheptulonate synthase → MLIVMASDATPDQIHAVSDRVRELGLTPNEIPGAVRIAIGITGNTSALDPGLFNRMAGVQEAVAVSRPYKLVSREVKPDDTVIEVRGVRIGGGSLTVMAGPCSVETREQTLTTAEHVHQHGATVLRGGAFKPRTSPYDFQGLREEGLRLLAEARELTGMPVITEVKDTETLPKVCEFADILQIGARNMQNFSLLEAVGGSGKPVMLKRGMSSTVKEWLMAAEYIVSQGNYQVILCERGIRTFETFTRNTLDLGVVPLVKAVTHLPVVVDPSHGTGVARAVGPMARAAVAAGVDGLMLEVHPQPAKALSDGPQALTFANFAALMAEIRRVAAAVDQPLGSGDA
- the trxA gene encoding thioredoxin, which gives rise to MASDKVHVFNDLNFDSEVINSSQPVLVDFTATWCGPCKALAPIVDQLAEELHGAVKVGKVDIDESPVTAGKYGIRGVPTVMVFKNGERSGQHVGVTTKAKLKELVGV
- a CDS encoding RNA methyltransferase encodes the protein MRRDDDSVFAPRPWGAEPWPPGWTAQGVIDALEPLVLGQRAQRIREVIDQRIDSVTLLMDAPYDPHNGAAIMRSADAFGLHRVHVIPHDDGFLISSNVAKGTERWLDLVHHESAGAAVEHLRSAGYTLVTTHPRGDMIPEDLQRLPRVALVLGNEHDGIRAALSQAARSSVRIEMRGFVESLNVSVSAAILLRAATRGRTGDLPSEARRRLYAQGLHRTVARADDVLRALPRPASSA